tttaaatatataatagaaacCATGCATTACCATTCAATAGGATATAAGTTTGTAACCTGTTAATTATCCAAAACATTTTTAACTAACCGCCCCTATATATAGTATTATATGATCCGTTTATGTGATATCTGTTTGTGTCCATATATACAGAGCAGTGGAGCTCACGTCTTGACTCCTGATCAACGATCCTTGTCTTGGCCATCATATGAAATTTCCCAATACTTTTGTGTGCGCGCTAATTAATTGAAAGGTTTTATTGGATCAATCAATTGGggataataattttcttaaattttttcatttaattgtTCCAAATCTATAAGttaggtaaaaaaaataaaggtatGTGGTCCTGCTCCTAGTTTTGAATACGATCATCTATGAAAATGGTCCCGTTTAACCCTACAGCCAACGCTCTCGACAAATGAAAACCCAAATTtacgaaattttaaaaaacttataaaattttcattcaTAAATATCAACATTCCACATGTGCTATAAAATCGCATAGGTCCCAACCGATGGCATATCATCCTAACCAAAAAATGTACTTCTGACTGAGTCCTGACCTAAACGTTAGCATGACATCCTGACTTCTTACGTGGTTTATTATAACTTGTTTTAAGTTTCCATTTGAATGAAAGGTTCTCctgaccaaaataaaaacattcagTTACTTGACATCCAGCTAATTAATCTACTCGATAGTTTTTATAATACTTTCATACAAAATATGAAAAGGTCAAAAGGACGAAAAGAAAGTAGAcaaaagtaaacaaaacaaacaaatttcCTCTCGTCGTTCAATCAACCTAAGAATTATGTTTTCTCTCGCATCATGTCTTACCACATTgataaaattcatatataacttgtttGTAGTAGTCACATTGCTTTCCTAAGCTTGTTGAACTTAGAAAAAACGAAAGCAACTTTTTCTTTGAATGGTCACGTCAAACAATCAATAAAGATCATACATCAAAATCAGCATTGTCAAGAATCAACTACTATTGATTTTACATTTCCACCTATTTCATTTCGAATCAATTTGAACTTTATTGGTAAAAATTTAGATGCACATGACATGACCATTCTCCAGCATAATGCGATGTTCTGTAACTATCTCAACAATTTCCAGCGTAATATTTATCACAAAAAAACTATTGAATTAGGATTTGGAAACTTACAATGTACACAAAAGAGACAACTACAAGACAATGTGAATGGGGTAATGTTTTGGGTCCATCTTTTTGTGCTCCAATGTTTCCCACTATTGTGAACAACCTAACATGGACTATCTTATTACATTATAATTTGTACtattatcatttattttatttataaaataaggaAAAAGGTAATTAAGTGAGCACTAAAAGTCATAGAAATTTTCCAAGAGTCCCAcgcaaaattatttattttaaagcaactcgcttttgtatttttttcttctatatctttaccttacttttttttttttttttttcttcagacaCTTTCTCTTttgtaattttgaaaataatgatAAAAGGCTAGTTTGACCCTTCTCCCTTCTTAATGACTTTATCTTAGACCGCATGCTAACAAAGAAGTATGGTAAAGGCCTAAAGGGCAAACCTCTTGTTCCTTTTACACACATAcataaacatatacatatatgcttaattatatgtaattttttttggataaatttatatgtaaattacTCATTTAAAACCAAAACATTATATGTGATATAcctaattttacaaaatataataaattttaacaatttaatttatgGATTTTTGCAGTCGTTTTTCAATCCATGTTATCAttacttacaaaaaaaaaaacttcaacatatatttcttctttaaacAAAAGCATCAACATATTCGTctaagtttaataaataaatatatgaaaacaaaaactcaagTTTTACTTTTCCTGGATTTTCTTCTGGTTAAGGTCCTCACCATCCAGCCATGTTTTCTCACTTTGGTTCCTTCGACCTTGGAAGATGCCACATGACAAGAAGAGGTGGGAAATCCTGATCTGAGTTTGATGGCATGGAAAAGGTGACCAATACGTTTGCGCCACTTAAGAGATGACTTGGCACTATTGTGCTCTACGATACTCGTAGCGCTCGTTATAGGGGCTTGCTGCTTCTTACATGTTGAGTTTGTGTTATCTTCACAAGCCTTTGACACTGTTTTCCTCTCCCATGACGAGTTCCCAtcgttttcaaattttattgatataaaagAATCTGAACATACACAAAAAGGAGTAATAAATTCAGTGATACTTAATATTGTAATCTAAATATACATATGTATAAATATCATTCACCTCActatacaatataattaattagccATAGCCCACAAATCATTATACCGAGTAAAACAAAACTTTCAGTTGGCCGATTTAAATAATGCTATTATATGTACGCATTTCTGTTGAAAAATGTCTAGTATAGATATATGAATGTTTATATACGGACATAcagaaaattatgtatatagttGCAAACAGAAAAGGATTATCGTCTTTTACGAAACTTTGTAGATATAACTGTACAAAAATATATGCGAAAATTAATCTCGTGATTGATATACATAAATACTGTGTGGAGAGAGAAATTAATAATCTTCATTTTTGAAAAAGGGATTTTTCGTGTATGAacatgaaaaagaagaaaaagaagaaaaatcagactttggcaaaaaaaaaaaaggaagaaaaaggcTTTGccaaaaaaacatgaaaagaaaatatcCAATTGTAATAACATGAATGTAGATTATGAAGTACATATAAATCGTGTGTAGTATACATAGTATAATAAAGTTGTATGTACCTTCTTGGCTTGTGGAGACGTCAAGATCGGAAGAGGAATGGAATTTTCGGTGGTGACGGAGATCGAGGCGACTGAGGAGAGAGCTCAAGGTGAAGATCTTAGGGAGGCTAATGATTGGTGAAGATGAAGAGTGTTTGGTTCTTGATGAACTCTGCTTCGAAGCTAAAACCAGAAGCCTCTCGTTCAGACAGAGAGGACAAACTCCAACATATTCTTCCTTTGGATGGAAATAACAGTATGGGGAGCTATCATCTTTGTACATATCCATCTTCACTACCAAAGTAGAGACGAAATAAGATAGAGAGaaaacacagagagagagagataagattCGTAACAAATGAGATGTGCTTAGGTCTGAAATTGAagctttgtatatatatatcaaatgttgaaaaagaaatataaatcaaatattatataaatcaaatactATTCCCAAGTAAATAAGCCTTTTAGTTGCCCGAAAGAaacgaaagtaaaaaaaaaaaggacaagCCTTTGTATACgatttgattttaattagtATCTAATCTACAATCCATTAAATAGGCTGATTTATTTCAATTAGTAGATTCTGCGGACATCATAATTTGCAGATACTGACATaatccattacttttttttttttagccaagTTTTTGGTGCAAGTCATGCATCGGCTTATCAAATTAAAGTTACATGTATCAAAAGTATTTATGACATCACTAACCGATTTCAGTATTAACTACAATACTCTCCTTCTGTTTGTTTCGTTAAGATAAAAGTTTTAGAAAAGTATTAATAGAATTGGATTTATTgaaatactattggttaaaaagtATTAATagaatttgataattttaaaatacgaTGTAtgattaatgtgtttttttaatatgtgtgaaaacacCAAAACATCTACCTTCAAGAAACGGAAGGAGTAACAAAGAACATTGATTCAGCAGGGTAATTAATAATTTGTATCAATTTACCGATTAGAGGAAGAGAGTCCCGATCTTCTTGCCAGATATACAATTAAACAGATACTAGACGATGGATGATTGATCGCATGTGGATCCGTGGCATGTGCATCAGATAGTATTATTTAAAACTAATCAATAAtctagaaaaataaatagagaGAATATTACTCAGTATTCGAAACTCAGAAAATCtatattcttctttctttttctgttaAGGAGTTTTGGACGTTCTGGCCGAGAAACATCCACTTGTAGTATCCGAAACTCAGAAGAGAATGTATCCGAAATGCAAGGGACCTACCAAGACAAGTCATCATTCTTTGATATGTATGAGTGATTTTGGacgtctctctctattctcgaCATAATTCAATTCTTTGTCTACTCACCTTAACTTCAAACTTTTATTTGGCAGCTATCAAAATTTACTTCAAATTccattcgtttttttttgttaatcttaAAACCAAATTTGATTCGACAAAAGTCTACTATCATACCATGTTTggtttatatgaaaaaaaataaaacacctCTAGTTATAATCTCTTTTGATAGGACATCAGCGCGAACGTTGAAGCTCCTGGAAATAATTCCATTAAAACTATTAGTCAAAAACGTGTTGTAGCAAATACATATATGTTATACTTAATCTAATTCATTTTCCACACAAACCCTTGAAAGATGATGAAACTTAACCACAAATAAGATTATCGATCAAAAGCAAAAGATTATCAATCGATATTTTAACCTTGATAACATCActttccttcttctcttctagttATGATGAATGCTAAATAAATTATCttgttaataatttatatgatcTTGATGTTTGTCTAgatggataatattttgataatctatttttttttaaatgtctaGAGATTCTGGGTCTGAAAACTCATATATCTTGTACGGCTAGACCCAAACCattttaaattaactatttttaggaGAGCAGAACGTAATTTTGATAGATATAAACACAACTTCATCATGTTAAAGTTTCAGTTAGAAACTCAAAATCAGTTGACTCATGTGTGTTTATAAAGATTGATTTAATTTAGGTCATATATTATTTCCGTGCGAGAATTATTAGATTTGTTTCTCGAATACAAATGGCTATCTCATATCACATGGGAAAAAGCTGCACTATCAAGACCACATATCGCTTCATCTTcacttctttcttctttgagCGAAACAAAAATCAGATTTATCTTAGGGATTGATGAAACTTCCCCCTATTCGCTAATGATCTTGAAATTGCTCAAATTTAAGTATTCTACTTAATTTGTCTTCGCAAACTCGAAATCACGTGCTTATCCAACAAATGGGAATaagtaataattataattaaagttTGGGACCTAGATTGACCTAATCCATAAAGTTGGGGGTCAGGGGTGTGAGAACATAAAAGGGAGTATCCATTTACGTGTAGGTCAAGATTTTTGAGCTTTCACGTGATCTAAaaaaggagaaggaagaaacagGCTTCAGTATCAAgagctaaaaaaaaaacccaacacTTGAAATAAGACATTTGACAGGTGATGTGATTGTGTAGTGATGAGTTTCAATGTATCATCGCTTTTTCAATAAGGCCATCCCACATACTTCCTTTACACTATACGACTCACAATTATCAAAGTTATTATGTCTTTAACCAATACATCCATATATATCGGCATATGACTTCGTCATCAGTGCTTTCGACCCGATATGGACCGTTTCGATCCGTGACATAAAAGAATGTCCAGGGCTCAACTTTTTATGCTGATTTTGTGAAAACTAAGAGATATAATAGTATTAGAAGAACAATCTGAAGTGGTTAAAATCTCTAGCAAAAATTCATAAGATATTGTTCaagattattttttagtttaaattgaTCAATTTAATTACATATGTAATTCACTTGTAAGAAATTACCTAAAactaccactacaagaaaacacaacacTAACGACGGCGAAATTCGTAGTAAGTTCGTCGTAAAGTAAAGGAATTAGCGAGAAACAAGTTTCGTGTTATCCGTTTGCCGTAATGCatttttcctcgctaattcgtcgtaaattagcGAGAAacacatttcgtcgtaaagacggaGAAAAGATTCGTCGTAAGAACCACGTAACCTTTCCACGTAAGGAGGACGctacatttcctcgtaaatacctcgaaaacaattcctcgtaaattacaCGTAAACCCTTCcacgtaaaatactcgttaagcTTTCTTCGTAGTGTTGACGTAAAAGTtttcctcgtaacttcctcGTAAACTTTCCACGTAATGTAGTCATaatttagctacgaatttactttgattttttattttccagaattaaaaaatacaataaatataatttaaaataaacgtaaatacgaaaaatattttatacataaataagttttgaatttataatacaacgaacgaaaagaaaaaaaaaagaactaagggtcgttcatcgcccggtagaatttaTCACTCCTCCTCTGTACATCCGCCTCGTCATGTGTGCcggatgactcgcctggaatgggattTTGTCATCGCATGTTCCTCAAAAAGGACTCCCATTTCGGATTTGAggccgctacaacgtccaagaagTCCTcaactccacccatacgagctgtgaacgcagaTCACGTCGAGTCCAattcgttacgcagctgagtgacttcatcatcccgtctctgaccataagacgatgtcgctctcggaacatcgttgacggaaccaatccctaACGTACGTCCATTTTTCTTatggacaaccttaaaaacaaaaagtaaatattgttagtaaaaagttaaagttaaattaaatgaataataaaaaattaaaattttaaaaaatttacctcctcataaatcttatccacttcaagtgcggataaggtgacgggtaatccgtcggtgaactgctgggtcagctggatctggcggtcttcaacatGACAAACCAAATCGTTAAAGATCTGCTCAGACCTAGCATCTAGAAATTgacccgccttgttcttgtgggtcctctcgtaaagttgcaaAAGAGACGGGAGTTCTCCCGTCTCTTTTgcctaaaaaacattaaagaaagttagaatatatatatatattaaaaaaattaattaaattaaatatttaattaccatattAAGATGGataccggcgtggggtttttaacccgtagagtgaagcatcggccctTGGTCGTGCTCATCTACCATCTGACGGGAGGCAGAGCAAGATTCGGGGACTCTAATGGAGTCAGGAtcccgccaataacggatgaggccatcccacacatccgtggtgagctcagggGGTTTGCCAcactcataccccttcacgatccagtcacccttccagttggagaccgtgtccaacaagcgagctttcgccttcgcgttaaacgcTTTCTTCACGTGCTCattgacccccatggaccaatggtatttttgctatttttgctgtaacaaaaaaaattaaattaagaattagttttaaaaaattaaaaaatataaatcataaaaaattaaagtatatataattaattaa
The window above is part of the Brassica napus cultivar Da-Ae chromosome C8, Da-Ae, whole genome shotgun sequence genome. Proteins encoded here:
- the BNAC08G19980D gene encoding uncharacterized protein BNAC08G19980D, whose product is MDMYKDDSSPYCYFHPKEEYVGVCPLCLNERLLVLASKQSSSRTKHSSSSPIISLPKIFTLSSLLSRLDLRHHRKFHSSSDLDVSTSQEDSFISIKFENDGNSSWERKTVSKACEDNTNSTCKKQQAPITSATSIVEHNSAKSSLKWRKRIGHLFHAIKLRSGFPTSSCHVASSKVEGTKVRKHGWMVRTLTRRKSRKSKT